The genomic segment acacagatcggacctcaatgttctttcagcctgtgtggtgcccacagctatcccgtgccggggtaATAAGTTTGTGATACTGGTATGCCAAAAATTGAGCGCTTCGTAGGCGTTGATCGTTGGTGCGATTCGCACTGAGGCTAAAGTGGATCAAAATGACAATTAAATCTGAGCCAGATTTCAGACTGTCACTGTAAACTGGCCTAACCTGACCTATGccgaaaattacaaaaaaaaaaaaaactgttcttGTAGGCAGGGATGCGGAGACGATCGGAGTCgaagtcggactattgagccggaTTCGAAAATCGGTTCGAAGTTGAAGACGCTTGCCCCGACTCCAGCTTAATACCCCAACTCCGACCCGAAGTCGAGGGTCAGACCCCGCAGCCCTGGTTGAAGACACACATTGTACAAGTACATTGAATCTTATTCTGTCTTCCAAGTTCACTCTTCTCTCAAAGAACATCCTGACCCGGCAGTGGTTGCTAGATCTAAAATCTAGTTAGCTTCGACTGCATCGGCCCAGTGTTCCGTTTATTAGGACCATCTCACTTGTTAAAGTGAGAAGTGAAATGGAGCGCAGCGTAGACGCTAGAAGTAGGTCGCATCAAACTCAAATCATTCTTGTATGTAGAGGAAAGTACATTAAACCCCTATGTTAGATCTGACGATCTGGGTTGGTCTAAAAAAGTCTGGAAAAGGGGTTTGGCTTTCAAAGCAGGGCAATATTCTATGTAAATTATAACAACCTTGAGACTAAGGACCTTtaattataaaaacaaataagttAAAATTGAGTCACACTGTAAGAATTATAAAGAGCATATAGAACCCAGCTCAACTCTCGCACGAACAACAGATAATGATGCTCGCTTATcagtaaacaaattttaaactcATATTATTAACTGATACACTAAAAAATTCGCATTCAGTTTTGATCCAGCATTCCTTCTTTGCACACTCAAAATACACTACTTTTTTATTTGAAGATGAAGATTTTCCCAGGAATAGAAATTTTAGTGTTatttctaatgctggcagctGTAATACAAGTAAAGGCTACACCAGTTCAAAAGAGCTTAAGCATTGATACGATACGCGAGAAACGTCAAATAGATTTACGAATATCGGCTGAACATGATGACGATGTAGATGAAACAGAATTAGCTTTGGAGGCTATTGCCAATTTGTATCGAAGTCCAGATGGTAAAACTCAAATCGATGGAACAGCTAAAGTTATGCATCGTTCAAACTCTTTACAAAACGGTAAAAATCGATATTCTGGAACTTTGCATATACATCACGACTATAGGAAACGCAAATAAATTCTGCTCTCTTAAGGTCCTGGCACTGATTGGAGGCTGGGCGTACAAATACAGTTTACATGAATCGTATTTGCAAAAGGAAAACTGCTTGTACTAATAAATCCCTGATATGGAGGTGATCTTGGCAATTAAGTGTAATTTCTtgacatatgtacatacatatgtatattgtatatatttcaTTACTACGTGTTCCATTCCATTGAATTGGATTGTGATAAACTTTGTGAACTCTGGCGTTATACTTGGTTTAATGCTAATAATAAAGTGAATGCAAGTCTCATTTTATACAAACATATGTAATTtcccatataaaaaataaaacaaagcaataaaaatcaaattaaataaacaataaaacaaagcaataaaaaattaaatcaaatttggaaaatatattAGTGTTCTAGGTTTCACTTTCGCTTTTCCAACAAACATGGTTCTCAACCGCTTCACTTGGAGATCTTAGGTTCAATGTATTCACCTTAGAAGAAGGTAGAAGAGGAAAAGAATATAGATAGAGATGTTTTTCTACCGGGTTAGAGGTCTATCAATACtctctgtttgaaatttcattaaaatcggatgaaaaatcctGCTTTTatggctcaatactctatatcgggagatcggtctatatggcagctatatccaaatatggtccgatctggatagGGTAgaggtgccaaatttcatagaattcggaTGGATCTTTATGGCCCAATACCCTTTGAATGAATAGAATGCCGGACAATaccctgcaatggaatctcaataagattttaagaccgaaaaaagaaagcgcaaaaagacaataattaaaatatttataaagggtgatttttttgaggttaggattttcatgcattagtatttgacagatcacgtgggatttcagacatggtgtcaaagagaaagatgctcagtatgctttgacatttcatcatgaatagacttactaacgagcaacgcttgcaaatcattgaattttattaccaaaatcagtgttcggttcgaaatgtgttcattcaccgtaacgttgcgtccaacagcatctttgaaaaaatacggtccaatgattccaccagcgtacaaaccacaccaaacagtgcatttttcgggatgcatgggcagttcttgaacggcttctggttgctcttaaCTCCAAATGCGACAATTTTGCCTATtgacgtagccattcaaccagaaatgagcctcatcgctgaacaaaatttgtcaaaatttgaacacatttcgaaccgaacactgattttggtaataaaattcaatgatttgcaagcgttgctagttagtaagtctattcatgatgaaatgtcaaagcatactgatcatctttctctttgacaccatgtctgaaatcccacgtgatctgtcaaatactaatgcatgaaaatcctaacctcaaaaaaatcaccctttatttactgTTTGGCGCCTAAATTACTTTCACATTTATGTTAAATGTCGAATATGATGCATACCATTGTGAAGTGTTACCAGAttgatttgttaattttttttattttttagtgtTTCAGAGTGTTGACAATAGAATTctgttatttttttcaaattcttcacttgaaaatttgactttttgccTCGAAAACCTGTCATTGGCCCCATTGTGGAGACTAAAGAGCTCGCCTATTGAATTCAGATGCTAGATGCTCATGGGCCACAACGTTTCATGGTGTTCTCTATATTTTTGCGCCagtttcttgattttttttatttgtttcgtcTATAACTGGCCAAACACGAGCAGCATTTTTGGTTTGGCTCAATTTTTTTCTACCATCAAGATTTGTGTCGATTTTGACTATGCCTAATAACACCATATAAGTATCATTGGTCTGTTTGCCCTTATCTTCTGTCGTGGCATGTGTGATTTATTTATATAGTTGCGTTGCCAGTATATAATAGCATGAATTAACAGTTAGTTGAAAATTTGTGTCAGTTTCTTTTAATATCACTGTTTTCGAACGTTCATGTACTAACTAAACTTTGAAATAGAATGAAAATCATCATCGAAATAgacatttctataaaaaaattattcgttGGCAAGGCAACTGAAGTTGGGCTGCAATCCATAGAGAACCCTATGGTGCAATAGAGGGGtagtgtcattagcacaacaacaaaaatctacgcCCAACGAAACTAcgttgagtggcaaatgccgtaaattgaaatgtcaaatgtttttagaaataaactttgttttaaacgtaaggcctggttatgctctcgtaaatgtaaaGAGTCAATTATGCTTATAAAAGAACTTAGCATTTGacattacaaataaaaaaaccctAGCCTTTTTTTAATGGCATAAAGACCTGATAGACTGTGTCTACCTGGATATTGAGGgagaattttaaaacttttagaTTGTTACTATAGCCCCCGCCCTGAGTTTATCTTGTTGGGCGGACTGACTGCTACGTGCCTGCATCATCAACGCGGGCTTCACAgaaagtgtggtcagaaggcgggggACGAGTGACGCCTCAGGGAGGGGTGCTGTCTCCAACTCCCTGGAACCTTGATAAACGAAATTCTAATGGATCTCAACAGTGATGACAATGATCGCATATGCGGACGTCGTCGTACTACTGATACGAGCAAATTTCTATCAACTATCAGCATTATCATGGAAATTTCAACAGGATGACTGTCGGGGTGGAGCTGGTCGCCTTCACTCGGAGATATAATTAAGCAGATTTAAGAATCGCATCTTTGGACGTGCTCACCCCGCAGTTGTCGGAGGAGGCGAAATAACTGGGTCAAGTCCTCggttcgaaactgtcctggaaaagGAATAAGGATAAAGGAAGCCGACAAGTGCTGTGCACATTCCACACTTGTATTGTGAGAGCAATGCTGAAATGTGAGGCATTGCCATGGTGGTAGCCGGCGGAGACCTCAGTTTCACAGTTGGCTACAAGGCAGCTTCAACCAATCAAAGCAAGAAGAAAGAATTTTATTAATGCTGGCATTGTTTTTCCAACTTCATAGGCGTGTGtctcgattgtaaccagggactacACATCACATGCCTCAAATGTATGACTCTCTGGTGGACATGAGGATTCGTCCTGAATTGAGATCATTTGAAAAGAAAATGGGTTTTAATTTGTTGGCTACGAGGCTGACGTTTAATCTTGGTATGCGGCCGTTTGGAGTGCATTTAGTATGCTGCCAAGATTGGCCAATGGGCATGGCGTAAACAGCCGAATGATACAGTTGGTGCGTGCTATTCACCAATATGAGGTAACTTGGTGTGTTTAAGGGACAACTCCTACATATGGTGGAGCTGCCGCTCTCACTACTGATAGGGGTCCTTACAAGCCATTGCAATGTCAGAACTAGGACGTCGCGCTGGACACATGACGGATTTATGCATGCTTTGTGGGGATGAGGAGGAGTTATAGACGGGTTAGCCCCTATTGTGGCACTGCCCTAAAATTGCGGAAGTAGGCGCAGGACTATGGCTAAATGAACCCCTTTTTTTCTGTCTTAAGTATTTCCAGGCAGGTAGTCCTTTCGCCATTCTTGACTACAATAGCGTGTTGGCtcctttttttcttcattctaatgtctggcatagttttggaatgctctggctgtgagcattccaaaactatgtggcctcatctacacttgaagaggtctactgctttgctgtcattggttagaacagacgtctcaatcattgtgtccgtcatgacaggtcactgtctaatcggaaaacatgctgacagactgaaggttgccagcaactacttttgcagaagctgtagggacatcgaggaagaagagactatagaacaccttctgtatgtgtgtcccgcactaacagttagaaggagttccactttaggttctcatttctttgagaacatgtcagatttagcggatgtgaacactcGCAAGTTAccgggctttttaaagcgatctggttggctcaacggtaggaactagaaggcatcttccatcttctgttcctgtggtatcacaatggacgaaaacatcttagtgagtctgatggcagactgccacttaaacctaacctaaccttgtcaAGTACGAACAACTCAGAACATTAATTTGTTGTTTTGGATGTAGCGATCCCTATGTCGAAATAAATACATAATTATTTgattcaaatttgatttttatctaCAATTTCTTTTATGATCTTATGTTCTTAGTTAAGccaggcggatttaaaaaggtggtctcacgcgaatagCCGTTAACAGCTGGcaaggtttgacggtattaagatgacagattttgtttgcattccctttgttgttatcttctttctcgcatattctctgctcatgtacgcacaggtatacacacacgcgcacaaatttctttgcgtgtgttggcaaaagtacgatcagcttgatgacaagatggcagattgcgccatatgatttgtggttaattgtttcgccatgtaaGTTATGTTAGAAATTTGTCCATCCCATTTAGAAAAACACAATTACATTATtagtttatttccttttttattaaaacaaaaaaaaagaaataaattaagaTTTGATTTTTGGAATAACATGAATGCGTGGTCTCTCGCTAtatttggagaaaaataaattggttttatgTATGAATTACGAGacatatttatgtatgtatgaaaaTTAGCCCCTAACTTTTGAATGTAAAATGAAGAATGCCTATGATGGCATTACATGGTATGTGAGagaattgttgttattgttttatatGGTGGTTATGGGGATTGTGGTTTGGTTTTAATGCGTATCCTTATGTTATGAGAATTTCTCATGACTTCCTCAATGGTTAGCAAAAAATGCATACATTTACGATGTAAGTAGTTACTTCATTTGACTTGTTGCTATTTTTTaagtaataaatattttattgttactttttaTGTTgtgtggtttttgttttgggagtttctataaatattttttttgttttaatataagttttgaattttcttttgttttattttgaagtAAAAGTAGCACACGGAGATTTGAATTTCAGAATATGATGTATATATTAATTCTacttatttgttatttttttaagatttaaatAGTGTTCTTTCCTGCTGCTGCtgcacatttttttcttttgtaatacaaaaaaatcaactgaattgaacaaattttttaaactaCAATATTTAAATCATTCTAAACTCATTCAACATTCCTTAAGCTGTGTTTCCAACTACAAACCTTTTTTTAGGggtgattttttcttttttttttggatgtgGTGTGTGTCTCGTTTTGcctaaatttatgtttttggtttaatttttttttaaatataatttttttgatcacaatttgatttctttgactccttattttccttaaaatttaattgaataattTCTGTGTGTTTTCCTGGTTCCATTTGTGTTTTTCGCCTCCAAATTCTAGCCAAAATTTTGTGTAGTATCCAAAAATATGTTTTCATTTTCTCTTTTCGCTTCCATTTTCCTTTCattcctttaaaaaatttgtttgtttaactATAATTTTGAAACTGTGTTTTCTATACaacttaattttaaaatttgccaaaaatatttttgttttttagtcaAAGAACTTAATTTTCCTGTTTgtctttgtctttttttttttttttttgtttgttaaatcAGTCACTTTCACATAACTTAgtgatttaattttaaaaagtatttttttatatacatagaACGACGAACTTATAACATACTTAAGTGTATGTTATTTttaatgtctttttattttACTGAATTTCgatgtttaattattttaatgcaGTTTTCTTTAAAAGGAAAAATACAAGAATGGATGTTTTTAGAAGaacatgaaattttctacaataagAAGCATTCGCCAATGTTTTTAGAGggttaaaatttaacaaaaaagttgaatttgtcaagttctatgtacatatgtataccCATAGATGAATTATAcatagataaagaatttgaacttctcacatagactggttggtggcgcttgtcAATGTGCATGGTACAATAAAGAGGTATCGTCATTAGCAcagcaacaaaaatctacctCCAATGAAACTACCTTGATTGGCAAataccgtaaattgaaatgtcaaaatggttttagaaataaactttgttttacaacttatcttcttcaagtgtgttttatatttgtattttcataattttcacgctgttttgttgcttatgtgtggaatatcaaatcaaatagaacatatttttaagattttagaaaaaatcacagctgtgttagcaagtctttgacatttagatttaaaataaaaaaaattgtactcagctgttcgcatgacctcaccttataagtgcatctcAACATAAGTTGTGCTCGGgaactaaaaaattttaacaaagtttTACTGGAagttgttcgcgtactttatttgccagcagaagagagcgcgaaagagagtaaattttgacagttcaaaagttttgtaaaggtcagctgttttaagaaaagcagccgttacatgaaaatacaaaagttaatgccaaaatggatcaaaaaggcggaggtaagtaaaaaaatataaatattgtttattggtaattattaaatttgattcgtttttatttacttttaatgtaCCTGAAACAGCTAGTGTTCAGATACAGAAAACTCGACAAAagaagttgtaattttacctcaagtcggttGTTCTACATTAGAAGTTAAGTGCAAATttggaattatttggaaaatcttgaaaaattaaaacattgtatccttccagacaacaagaaaagagcaattatcggtttcttaagtgttttgatggaattatcctcatcggagagctacgatgaaaccaacaccgttccATTAAGGAGGTTAGatgctgccatggaattgagtGGATCTAGCTGGGCtgttaaacaagtgacgcacagtgggattagaaaaaattagtgcaaattagtctgccaaatgtgaacggatacagataacttcaatgataacaaagtgtccTTAGCCGCCACAtcagtggtcgtagcaatttatctagccacaatgtccaaaagcattagatggttagtccaaggtatctttgtcagcacaacaagtgtacttttgtatacGATGATGGCAcgtaaagcagttgtagtcctatgcagccttcgaaatccatgctgaagCTCGGCGAATgccctcatgcgtcttggctactgataagagaagggagatcgatctgtacgactcccgcttgctcgtgtccttttcaggttccagtagcgggatcagactgcccatcttccaagcATCGAatactataatagtgttcagataggctgaggacagttgtaaggtaatcgactctaggcagatccagattctcTGTCTGCAACCAGTGCTTGCGCGACTTGTCGCCACGGTTACATTCGTAGCTTCTTGCacggttgttgtttttattgttgtagcagtgcgttgtacactgaaagactccatcgggccaatgcggtacgtacaaccggctgcaatgggattgcagggtaatttgtgatggctgaTCACGGATTTACGAATGGCTCGCCTTCTAG from the Stomoxys calcitrans chromosome 1, idStoCalc2.1, whole genome shotgun sequence genome contains:
- the LOC106086726 gene encoding uncharacterized protein LOC106086726, whose translation is MKIFPGIEILVLFLMLAAVIQVKATPVQKSLSIDTIREKRQIDLRISAEHDDDVDETELALEAIANLYRSPDGKTQIDGTAKVMHRSNSLQNGPGTDWRLGVQIQFT